A single window of Malus sylvestris chromosome 5, drMalSylv7.2, whole genome shotgun sequence DNA harbors:
- the LOC126621908 gene encoding pterin-4-alpha-carbinolamine dehydratase 2, mitochondrial-like encodes MTRLLQKVPLASVFQSFTGTHGRSGSRVFEMVRNNVVVGLSSGRKSVSGFRTFCTGKDLSIKKCVSCDSKDMRPMTEQAANELITKVDGWNLVREGDALRLKRSWKVKTFMKGLEMFKLVADLAEAEGHHPDLHLVGWNNVTVEIWTHAVGGLTENDFILAAKINGISMQHLLRRKATN; translated from the exons ATGACTCGACTGTTGCAGAAg GTACCATTAGCATCTgtgtttcaaagcttcactggAACTCATGGACG TTCTGGTAGCCGAGTGTTTGAGATGGTTCGGAACAATGTCGTTGTGGGATTGTCATCCGGTAGAAAATCAGTTTCTGGATTTAGAACTTTTTGCACTGGCAAAG ATTTGTCAATAAAGAAGTGTGTGTCTTGCGACTCAAAGGATATGCGACCCATGACTGAACAAGCAGCAAATGAATTAATCACAAAG GTGGACGGATGGAATTTGGTGCGTGAAGGTGATGCCTTGAGACTGAAACGGTCATGGAAAGTTAAGACCTTCATGAAAGGACTTGAAATGTTTAAGCTCGTAGCTGATCTTGCAGAAGCAGAAG GTCATCATCCAGATCTTCATCTAGTTGGATGGAACAATGTAACAGTCGAGATATGGACACATGCGGTTG GTGGATTGACCGAGAATGACTTCATACTTGCTGCTAAGATCAATGGAATCAGCATGCAACACCTACTGAGGCGGAAAGCTACCAATTGA
- the LOC126621909 gene encoding coatomer subunit zeta-2-like, with protein sequence MESCPSIKNILLLDSEGKRVAVKYYSEEDWPTNAAKESFEKAVFTKTQKTNARTEAEIAMFEGTIVVYKFVQDLHFFVTGGENENELILATVLQGFFDAVGILLRGNVDKKEALENLDLILLCLDEIVDGGIVLETDSNVIASKVASHSIDAGAPLSEQTISQALATAREHLARSLLK encoded by the exons ATG GAGTCATGCCCTTCGATAAAGAACATCCTCCTCCTTGATTCTGAAGGGAAACGTGTGGCTGTCAAGTATTATTCAGAGGAGGACTGGCCAACGAATGCTGCCAAAgaatcttttgagaaagctgtGTTTACTAAAACTCAAAAGACAAATGCACGGACAGAAG CTGAGATAGCAATGTTTGAGGGCACCATTGTAGTTTACAAGTTTGTTCAAGACCTTCACTTTTTTGTTACTGGGGGTGAAAATGAAAATGAGCTCATTTTAGCCACAGTTCTCCAGGGTTTTTTTGATGCAGTCGGCATTCTCCTGAG AGGCAATGTGGACAAGAAGGAAGCACTTGAGAATTTGGATCTCATTTTACTATGCCTTGATGAAATTGTTGATGGCGG cATTGTTCTTGAGACTGATTCAAATGTTATAGCAAGTAAGGTTGCAAGTCATAGCATTGACGCTGGAGCTCCGTTGTCTGAGCAG ACAATAAGTCAAGCATTGGCGACCGCCCGCGAACATCTAGCCAGATCACTTCTTAAATGA
- the LOC126621906 gene encoding uncharacterized protein LOC126621906 — MEQRKSRVGENGSSSHCNNTKKPDKHRNCPSRDPMPGNDLWKDGLICAFEFIRSRKKPISSKPGPRIPTKQQADGEQERVRVPSYGFSDSPSQMEDGSQQSGQVQDIERFEGGHWVPIGWVRISEIVLTVQANASWPSQQVGMDGEDDFTVADLAAPYWERPAGPIWWCHVSAGHPTVEAWLKNAQWLHPAVGLALRDESRLISDRMKHLLYEVPVRVAGGLLFELLGQSAGNPFVDEDDVPIVLRSWQAQNFLVTVLHIKGSVSSINVLGITEVQELLSTGGYNAPRTVHEVIAHLACRLSRWDDRLFRKSIFGAADEVELKFMDRRNHEDLNLFTVILNQEIRKLSTQVIRVKWSLHAREEIVFELLQHLRGNAARTLLEQIRKSTREMIEEQEAVRGRLFTIQDVMQSTVRAWLQDRSLRVTHNLTVFGGCGLVLSVITGLFGINVDGMPGAENAPYAFGVFSAILIFIGTVLIAVGLLYLGLKKPVTGEQVEVRKLELQELVKMFQHEAENHEVVRKNASRNNLPPTAGDAFLHNADYVMIQQA, encoded by the exons ATGGAACAGAGAAAGAGTAGGGTGGGGGAGAACGGTTCTTCTTCCCATTGCAATAACACGAAGAAACCGGATAAACATAGAAATTGTCCTAGTAGAGATCCAATGCCTGGGAATGATCTTTGGAAAGATGGGCTTATTTGTGCTTTTGAGTTTATTCGGAGCCGGAAGAAACCAATCAGTTCAAAACCCGGTCCAAGGATCCCCACCAAACAACAAGCAGATGGTGAGCAAGAAAGGGTGCGTGTTCCTTCTTACGGATTTTCTGATTCTCCATCCCAAATGGAAGATGGAAGCCAGCAATCAGGCCAAGTTCAGGATATCGAAAGATTTGAGGGTGGTCATTGGGTTCCAATTGGGTGGGTTAGGATTTCGGAAATTGTACTAACCGTGCAAGCAAATGCTAGTTGGCCCTCTCAGCAGGTTGGGATGGATGGTGAAGATGACTTCACTGTTGCAGATTTAGCAGCTCCGTATTGGGAGCGTCCGGCAGGGCCCATTTGGTGGTGCCATGTCTCTGCAGGCCACCCCACAGTTGAAGCATGGCTAAAGAATGCCCAGTGGCTTCACCCTGCAGTTGGCTTAGCTTTAAGAGATGAAAGTCGACTGATCAGTGACCGGATGAAGCACCTGCTATACGAG GTCCCAGTTAGGGTTGCTGGGGGGTTGCTATTTGAGCTTTTGGGTCAGTCTGCTGGGAATCCATTTGTTGATGAGGATGATGTCCCCATTGTACTTCGATCGTGGCAAGCACAAAACTTCCTTGTAACGGTTTTGCATATTAAAGGCTCGGTGTCAAGCATAAATGTGTTGGGTATCacagaagttcag GAACTTCTTTCAACTGGAGGCTATAATGCACCGAGAACAGTGCATGAAGTCATAGCACATCTAGCTTGCCGCCTTTCTCGATGGGATGACAG GTTATTCCGTAAGTCCATATTTGGAGCAGCAGATGAggttgaattaaaatttatggACAG GAGAAACCATGAGGATCTGAATCTTTTCACTGTAATCCTCAACCAAGAAATCAGAAAGCTATCGACACAG GTTATCAGAGTGAAGTGGTCACTTCATGCACGAGAAGAGATTGTATTCGAGCTTCTCCAACATTTGAGAGGAAATGCCGCAAGAACCTTGTTAGAGCAAATAAGAAAGAGTACAAGAGAAATGATCGAGGAACAAGAAGCAGTTCGCGGCCGCTTATTCACCATTCAGGACGTGATGCAGAGCACCGTTCGTGCATGGTTACAG GATCGAAGCCTTCGAGTGACGCACAACCTGACTGTTTTTGGTGGCTGCGGCCTTGTGCTCTCGGTCATCACTGGACTATTTGGAATTAATGTTGATGGAATGCCGGGTGCAGAGAACGCTCCATATGCCTTTGGTGTATTTTCAGCCATTCTCATCTTTATAGGAACTGTGCTGATTGCGGTCGGGCTGCTTTACCTTGGATTGAAAAAACCGGTCACTGGAGAGCAAGTTGAAGTTAGAAAGTTGGAGCTTCAAGAGTTGGTTAAGATGTTTCAGCACGAGGCAGAGAATCATGAAGTGGTTCGTAAAAATGCGTCTCGCAACAATCTACCCCCAACAGCCGGCGATGCTTTCCTACACAACGCAGATTATGTTATGATTCAACAAGCATGA